A genomic segment from Capra hircus breed San Clemente chromosome 7, ASM170441v1, whole genome shotgun sequence encodes:
- the ADGRL1 gene encoding adhesion G protein-coupled receptor L1 isoform X3, giving the protein MARLAAALWSLCVTAILVTSATQGLSRAGLPFGLMRRELACEGYPIELRCPGSDVIMVENANYGRTDDKICDADPFQMENVQCYLPDAFKIMSQRCNNRTQCVVVAGSDAFPDPCPGTYKYLEVQYDCVPYKVEQKVFVCPGTLQKVLEPTSTHESEHQSGAWCKDPLQAGDRIYVMPWIPYRTDTLTEYASWEDYVAARHTTTYRLPNRVDGTGFVVYDGAVFYNKERTRNIVKYDLRTRIKSGETVINTANYHDTSPYRWGGKTDIDLAVDENGLWVIYATEGNNGRLVVSQLNPYTLRFEGTWETGYDKRSASNAFMVCGVLYVLRSVYVDDDSEAAGNRVDYAFNTNANREEPVSLAFPNPYQFVSSVDYNPRDNQLYVWNNYFVVRYSLEFGPPDPSAGPATSPPLSTTTTARPTPLTSTASPAATTPLRRAPLTTHPVGAINQLGPDLPPATAPAPSTRRPPAPNLHVSPELFCEPREVRRVQWPATQQGMLVERPCPKGTRGIASFQCLPALGLWNPRGPDLSNCTSPWVNQVAQKIKSGENAANIASELARHTRGSIYAGDVSSSVKLMEQLLDILDAQLQALRPIERESAGKNYNKMHKRERTCKDYIKAVVETVDNLLRPEALESWKDMNATEQAHTATMLLDVLEEGAFLLADNVREPARFLAAKQNVVLEVTVLNTEGQVQELVFPQEYPSENSIQLSANTIKQNSRNGVVKVVFILYNNLGLFLSTENATVKLAGEAGSGGPGGASLVVNSQVIAASINKESSRVFLMDPVIFTVAHLEAKNHFNANCSFWNYSERSMLGYWSTQGCRLVESNKTHTTCACSHLTNFAVLMAHREIYQGRINELLLSVITWVGIVISLVCLAICISTFCFLRGLQTDRNTIHKNLCINLFLAELLFLVGIDKTQYEIACPIFAGLLHYFFLAAFSWLCLEGVHLYLLLVEVFESEYSRTKYYYLGGYCFPALVVGIAAAIDYRSYGTEKACWLRVDNYFIWSFIGPVSFVIVVNLVFLMVTLHKMVRSSSVLKPDSSRLDNIKSWALGAIALLFLLGLTWAFGLLFINKESVVMAYLFTTFNAFQGVFIFVFHCALQKKVHKEYSKCLRHSYCCVRSPPGGAHGSLKTSAMRSNARYYTGTQSRIRRMWNDTVRKQTESSFMAGDINSTPTLNRGTMGNHLLTNPVLQPRGGTSPYNTLIAESVGFNPSSPPVFNSPEHPLGGREACGMDTLPLNGNFNNSYSLRSGDFPPGDGAPEPPRGRNLADAAAFEKMIISELVHNNLRGGSSGAKGPPPPEPPVPPVPGGSGEEEAGGPGGADRAEIELLYKALEEPLLLPRAQSVLYQSDLDESESCTAEDGATSRPLSSPPGRDSLYASGANLRDSPSYPDSSPEGPSEALPPPPPAPPGPPEIYYTSRPPALVARNPLQGYYQVRRPSHEGYLAAPGLEGPGPDGDGQMQLVTSL; this is encoded by the exons AAGTGGAGCAGAAAG TCTTCGTGTGCCCAGGGACCCTGCAGAAGGTGCTGGAGCCCACCTCAACCCACGAGTCGGAGCACCAGTCTGGTGCGTGGTGCAAGGACCCACTGCAGGCGGGTGACCGCATCTACGTCATGCCGTGGATCCCCTACCGCACGGACACGCTGACCGAGTACGCCTCGTGGGAAGACTACGTGGCAGCGCGCCACACCACCACCTATCGCCTGCCCAACCGCGTAGACGGCACGGGCTTCGTGGTCTACGACGGCGCCGTCTTCTACAACAAGGAGCGCACGCGCAACATCGTCAAGTACGACCTGCGCACGCGCATTAAGAGCGGGGAGACTGTCATCAACACGGCCAATTACCACGACACCTCGCCCTACCGCTGGGGGGGCAAGACCGACATCGACCTGGCAGTGGACGAGAACGGGCTGTGGGTCATCTACGCCACCGAGGGCAACAACGGGCGGCTGGTGGTGAGCCAGCTCAACCCCTACACGCTGCGCTTCGAGGGCACGTGGGAGACCGGCTACGACAAGCGCTCCGCGTCCAACGCCTTCATGGTGTGCGGCGTCCTGTATGTGCTGCGCTCGGTGTACGTGGATGACGACAGCGAGGCGGCCGGCAACCGCGTGGACTACGCCTTCAACACCAACGCCAACCGTGAGGAGCCCGTGAGCCTGGCCTTTCCCAACCCCTATCAGTTCGTCTCCTCTGTCGACTATAACCCTCGCGACAACCAGCTCTATGTCTGGAACAACTACTTTGTGGTGCGCTATAGCCTGGAGTTTGGGCCGCCCGACCCTAGTGCGG GCCCAGCCACTTCCCCACCCCTCAGCACAACCACCACAGCCCGGCCCACACCCCTGACCAGCACGGCCTCGCCCGCAGCCACTACTCCGCTCCGCCGGGCACCCCTCACCACGCACCCCGTGGGTGCCATCAACCAGCTTGGACCTGACCTACCTCCAGCCACTGCCCCGGCCCCCAGCACCCGGcggccccctgcccccaatctgcACGTGTCCCCAGAACTCTTTTGTGAACCTCGAGAGGTGCGGCGGGTCCAATGGCCAGCCACCCAGCAGGGCATGCTGGTGGAGAGGCCCTGCCCCAAGGGGACTCGAG GAATTGCCTCCTTCCAGTGTCTACCAGCCCTGGGGCTCTGGAATCCCCGGGGCCCTGACCTCAGCAACTGCACCTCCCCCTGGGTCAACCAGGTGGCCCAGAAG ATCAAGAGTGGGGAGAATGCGGCCAACATTGCAAGCGAACTGGCCCGCCACACCCGGGGCTCCATCTACGCGGGTGACGTGTCCTCCTCTGTGAAGCTGATGGAGCAACTGCTGGACATTCTGGATGCCCAGCTGCAGGCGCTGCGGCCCATTGAGCGCGAGTCGGCTGGCAAGAACTACAACAAG ATGCACAAGCGGGAGAGAACTTGCAAGGACTACATCAAG GCTGTGGTGGAGACAGTGGACAACCTGCTGCGGCCGGAGGCCCTCGAGTCCTGGAAGGACATGAACGCCACTGAGCAGGCGCACACGGCCACCATGCTGCTGGATGTCCTGGAAGAGGGCGCCTTCCTGCTGGCGGACAACGTCAGGGAGCCGGCCCGCTTCCTGGCCGCCAAGCAGAACGTGG TCCTCGAGGTCACAGTCCTGAACACTGAGGGCCAAGTGCAGGAGCTGGTGTTCCCCCAGGAGTACCCGAGTGAGAACTCAATCCAGCTGTCTGCCAACACCATCAAGCAGAACAGCCGCAACG GAGTGGTCAAGGTTGTCTTCATTCTCTACAACAACCTGGGCCTCTTCCTGTCCACCGAGAACGCCACGGTGAAGCTGGCGGGTGAAGCAGGCTCGGGGGGCCCAGGGGGCGCCTCCCTGGTGGTGAACTCACAGGTCATCGCAGCGTCCATCAACAAGGAGTCCAGCCGAGTCTTCCTGATGGACCCTGTCATCTTCACCGTGGCCCACCTGGAG GCCAAGAACCACTTCAACGCTAACTGCTCCTTCTGGAACTACTCAGAGCGCTCCATGCTGGGCTACTGGTCAACCCAGGGCTGCCGCCTGGTGGAGTCCAACAAGACCCATACCACATGTGCCTGCAGCCACCTCACCAACTTTGCTGTGCTCATGGCGCACCGCGAGATC TACCAGGGCCGCATCAATGAGCTGCTGCTGTCAGTCATCACGTGGGTGGGCATCGTCATCTCCCTGGTCTGCCTGGCCATCTGTATCTCCACCTTCTGCTTCCTGCGGGGCCTGCAGACCGACCGCAACACCATCCACAAGAACCTCTGCATCAACCTCTTCCTGGCGGAGCTGCTCTTCCTTGTCGGGATAGACAAGACTCAGTatgag ATCGCCTGCCCCATCTTTGCGGGCTTGCTGCACTACTTCTTCCTGGCCGCCTTCTCCTGGCTGTGCCTGGAGGGCGTGCATCTCTACCTGCTGCTGGTGGAGGTGTTTGAGAGCGAGTACTCCCGCACCAAGTACTACTACCTGGGCGGGTACTGCTTCCCTGCGCTGGTGGTGGGCATTGCGGCCGCCATCGACTACCGCAGCTATGGCACCGAGAAGGC TTGTTGGCTCCGCGTGGACAATTACTTCATCTGGAGCTTCATTGGGCCCGTCTCCTTTGTTATTGTG GTGAACCTGGTGTTCCTCATGGTGACTCTGCACAAGATGGTCCGGAGCTCGTCCGTGCTCAAGCCTGACTCCAGTCGCCTCGACAACATTAA atCCTGGGCCCTGGGGGCCATTGCGCTGCTCTTCCTGCTGGGCCTCACGTGGGCTTTCGGCCTCCTCTTCATCAACAAGGAGTCAGTGGTCATGGCGTATCTCTTCACCACCTTCAACGccttccagggggtcttcatcTTCGTCTTTCACTGCGCCTTACAGAAGAAG GTGCACAAGGAGTACAGCAAGTGCCTGCGGCACTCCTACTGCTGCGTCCGCTCGCCGCCCGGGGGCGCGCACGGCTCACTCAAGACCTCGGCCATGCGGAGCAACGCCCGCTACTACACAGGGACCCAG AGCCGAATCCGGAGGATGTGGAACGACACCGTGAGGAAGCAGACGGAATCCTCCTTCATGGCTGGAGACATCAACAGCACTCCTACCCTGAACCGAG GTACCATGGGAAACCACCTGCTGACCAACCCTGTGCTGCAGCCCCGTGGGGGCACCAGCCCCTACAACACCCTCATTGCTGAGTCAGTGGGCTTCAACCCCTCCTCACCCCCAGTCTTCAACTCCCCAG AGCACCCCTTGGGAGGCCGGGAAGCCTGCGGCATGGACACGCTACCCCTCAACGGCAACTTCAACAACAGCTACTCCTTGCGAAGCGGGGATTTCCCTCCCGGGGACGGGGCCCCTGAGCCCCCTCGAGGCCGGAATCTGGCCGACGCCGCTGCCTTCGAGAAGATGATCATCTCGGAGCTGGTGCACAATAACCTGCGGGGGGGCAGCAGCGGAGCCAAGGGCCCTCCACCGCCAGAGCCCCCTGTGCCACCAGTGCCAGGGGGCAGCGGGGAGGAAGAGGCCGGCGGGCCCGGGGGCGCTGACCGGGCAGAGATCGAACTTCTCTACAAGGCCCTGGAGGAGCCACTGCTGCTGCCCCGGGCCCAGTCGGTGCTGTACCAGAGCGATCTGGACGAGTCGGAGAGCTGCACGGCGGAGGATGGAGCCACCAGCCGGCCCCTCTCCTCGCCTCCAGGCCGGGACTCCCTCTACGCCAGTGGGGCCAACCTGCGGGACTCGCCCTCCTACCCGGACAGCAGCCCCGAGGGGCCCAGTgaggccctgcccccacccccacccgcaccCCCTGGTCCCCCGGAAATCTACTACACCTCGCGCCCGCCGGCCCTGGTGGCCCGGAACCCCCTGCAGGGCTACTACCAGGTCCGGCGGCCCAGCCACGAGGGCTACCTGGCGGCCCCGGGCCTTGAGGGGCCAGGCCCCGACGGGGACGGGCAGATGCAACTGGTTACCAGTCTCtga
- the ADGRL1 gene encoding adhesion G protein-coupled receptor L1 isoform X1, whose translation MARLAAALWSLCVTAILVTSATQGLSRAGLPFGLMRRELACEGYPIELRCPGSDVIMVENANYGRTDDKICDADPFQMENVQCYLPDAFKIMSQRCNNRTQCVVVAGSDAFPDPCPGTYKYLEVQYDCVPYKVEQKVFVCPGTLQKVLEPTSTHESEHQSGAWCKDPLQAGDRIYVMPWIPYRTDTLTEYASWEDYVAARHTTTYRLPNRVDGTGFVVYDGAVFYNKERTRNIVKYDLRTRIKSGETVINTANYHDTSPYRWGGKTDIDLAVDENGLWVIYATEGNNGRLVVSQLNPYTLRFEGTWETGYDKRSASNAFMVCGVLYVLRSVYVDDDSEAAGNRVDYAFNTNANREEPVSLAFPNPYQFVSSVDYNPRDNQLYVWNNYFVVRYSLEFGPPDPSAGPATSPPLSTTTTARPTPLTSTASPAATTPLRRAPLTTHPVGAINQLGPDLPPATAPAPSTRRPPAPNLHVSPELFCEPREVRRVQWPATQQGMLVERPCPKGTRGIASFQCLPALGLWNPRGPDLSNCTSPWVNQVAQKIKSGENAANIASELARHTRGSIYAGDVSSSVKLMEQLLDILDAQLQALRPIERESAGKNYNKMHKRERTCKDYIKAVVETVDNLLRPEALESWKDMNATEQAHTATMLLDVLEEGAFLLADNVREPARFLAAKQNVVLEVTVLNTEGQVQELVFPQEYPSENSIQLSANTIKQNSRNGVVKVVFILYNNLGLFLSTENATVKLAGEAGSGGPGGASLVVNSQVIAASINKESSRVFLMDPVIFTVAHLEAKNHFNANCSFWNYSERSMLGYWSTQGCRLVESNKTHTTCACSHLTNFAVLMAHREIYQGRINELLLSVITWVGIVISLVCLAICISTFCFLRGLQTDRNTIHKNLCINLFLAELLFLVGIDKTQYEIACPIFAGLLHYFFLAAFSWLCLEGVHLYLLLVEVFESEYSRTKYYYLGGYCFPALVVGIAAAIDYRSYGTEKACWLRVDNYFIWSFIGPVSFVIVVNLVFLMVTLHKMVRSSSVLKPDSSRLDNIKSWALGAIALLFLLGLTWAFGLLFINKESVVMAYLFTTFNAFQGVFIFVFHCALQKKVHKEYSKCLRHSYCCVRSPPGGAHGSLKTSAMRSNARYYTGTQSRIRRMWNDTVRKQTESSFMAGDINSTPTLNRGTMGNHLLTNPVLQPRGGTSPYNTLIAESVGFNPSSPPVFNSPGSYREPKHPLGGREACGMDTLPLNGNFNNSYSLRSGDFPPGDGAPEPPRGRNLADAAAFEKMIISELVHNNLRGGSSGAKGPPPPEPPVPPVPGGSGEEEAGGPGGADRAEIELLYKALEEPLLLPRAQSVLYQSDLDESESCTAEDGATSRPLSSPPGRDSLYASGANLRDSPSYPDSSPEGPSEALPPPPPAPPGPPEIYYTSRPPALVARNPLQGYYQVRRPSHEGYLAAPGLEGPGPDGDGQMQLVTSL comes from the exons AAGTGGAGCAGAAAG TCTTCGTGTGCCCAGGGACCCTGCAGAAGGTGCTGGAGCCCACCTCAACCCACGAGTCGGAGCACCAGTCTGGTGCGTGGTGCAAGGACCCACTGCAGGCGGGTGACCGCATCTACGTCATGCCGTGGATCCCCTACCGCACGGACACGCTGACCGAGTACGCCTCGTGGGAAGACTACGTGGCAGCGCGCCACACCACCACCTATCGCCTGCCCAACCGCGTAGACGGCACGGGCTTCGTGGTCTACGACGGCGCCGTCTTCTACAACAAGGAGCGCACGCGCAACATCGTCAAGTACGACCTGCGCACGCGCATTAAGAGCGGGGAGACTGTCATCAACACGGCCAATTACCACGACACCTCGCCCTACCGCTGGGGGGGCAAGACCGACATCGACCTGGCAGTGGACGAGAACGGGCTGTGGGTCATCTACGCCACCGAGGGCAACAACGGGCGGCTGGTGGTGAGCCAGCTCAACCCCTACACGCTGCGCTTCGAGGGCACGTGGGAGACCGGCTACGACAAGCGCTCCGCGTCCAACGCCTTCATGGTGTGCGGCGTCCTGTATGTGCTGCGCTCGGTGTACGTGGATGACGACAGCGAGGCGGCCGGCAACCGCGTGGACTACGCCTTCAACACCAACGCCAACCGTGAGGAGCCCGTGAGCCTGGCCTTTCCCAACCCCTATCAGTTCGTCTCCTCTGTCGACTATAACCCTCGCGACAACCAGCTCTATGTCTGGAACAACTACTTTGTGGTGCGCTATAGCCTGGAGTTTGGGCCGCCCGACCCTAGTGCGG GCCCAGCCACTTCCCCACCCCTCAGCACAACCACCACAGCCCGGCCCACACCCCTGACCAGCACGGCCTCGCCCGCAGCCACTACTCCGCTCCGCCGGGCACCCCTCACCACGCACCCCGTGGGTGCCATCAACCAGCTTGGACCTGACCTACCTCCAGCCACTGCCCCGGCCCCCAGCACCCGGcggccccctgcccccaatctgcACGTGTCCCCAGAACTCTTTTGTGAACCTCGAGAGGTGCGGCGGGTCCAATGGCCAGCCACCCAGCAGGGCATGCTGGTGGAGAGGCCCTGCCCCAAGGGGACTCGAG GAATTGCCTCCTTCCAGTGTCTACCAGCCCTGGGGCTCTGGAATCCCCGGGGCCCTGACCTCAGCAACTGCACCTCCCCCTGGGTCAACCAGGTGGCCCAGAAG ATCAAGAGTGGGGAGAATGCGGCCAACATTGCAAGCGAACTGGCCCGCCACACCCGGGGCTCCATCTACGCGGGTGACGTGTCCTCCTCTGTGAAGCTGATGGAGCAACTGCTGGACATTCTGGATGCCCAGCTGCAGGCGCTGCGGCCCATTGAGCGCGAGTCGGCTGGCAAGAACTACAACAAG ATGCACAAGCGGGAGAGAACTTGCAAGGACTACATCAAG GCTGTGGTGGAGACAGTGGACAACCTGCTGCGGCCGGAGGCCCTCGAGTCCTGGAAGGACATGAACGCCACTGAGCAGGCGCACACGGCCACCATGCTGCTGGATGTCCTGGAAGAGGGCGCCTTCCTGCTGGCGGACAACGTCAGGGAGCCGGCCCGCTTCCTGGCCGCCAAGCAGAACGTGG TCCTCGAGGTCACAGTCCTGAACACTGAGGGCCAAGTGCAGGAGCTGGTGTTCCCCCAGGAGTACCCGAGTGAGAACTCAATCCAGCTGTCTGCCAACACCATCAAGCAGAACAGCCGCAACG GAGTGGTCAAGGTTGTCTTCATTCTCTACAACAACCTGGGCCTCTTCCTGTCCACCGAGAACGCCACGGTGAAGCTGGCGGGTGAAGCAGGCTCGGGGGGCCCAGGGGGCGCCTCCCTGGTGGTGAACTCACAGGTCATCGCAGCGTCCATCAACAAGGAGTCCAGCCGAGTCTTCCTGATGGACCCTGTCATCTTCACCGTGGCCCACCTGGAG GCCAAGAACCACTTCAACGCTAACTGCTCCTTCTGGAACTACTCAGAGCGCTCCATGCTGGGCTACTGGTCAACCCAGGGCTGCCGCCTGGTGGAGTCCAACAAGACCCATACCACATGTGCCTGCAGCCACCTCACCAACTTTGCTGTGCTCATGGCGCACCGCGAGATC TACCAGGGCCGCATCAATGAGCTGCTGCTGTCAGTCATCACGTGGGTGGGCATCGTCATCTCCCTGGTCTGCCTGGCCATCTGTATCTCCACCTTCTGCTTCCTGCGGGGCCTGCAGACCGACCGCAACACCATCCACAAGAACCTCTGCATCAACCTCTTCCTGGCGGAGCTGCTCTTCCTTGTCGGGATAGACAAGACTCAGTatgag ATCGCCTGCCCCATCTTTGCGGGCTTGCTGCACTACTTCTTCCTGGCCGCCTTCTCCTGGCTGTGCCTGGAGGGCGTGCATCTCTACCTGCTGCTGGTGGAGGTGTTTGAGAGCGAGTACTCCCGCACCAAGTACTACTACCTGGGCGGGTACTGCTTCCCTGCGCTGGTGGTGGGCATTGCGGCCGCCATCGACTACCGCAGCTATGGCACCGAGAAGGC TTGTTGGCTCCGCGTGGACAATTACTTCATCTGGAGCTTCATTGGGCCCGTCTCCTTTGTTATTGTG GTGAACCTGGTGTTCCTCATGGTGACTCTGCACAAGATGGTCCGGAGCTCGTCCGTGCTCAAGCCTGACTCCAGTCGCCTCGACAACATTAA atCCTGGGCCCTGGGGGCCATTGCGCTGCTCTTCCTGCTGGGCCTCACGTGGGCTTTCGGCCTCCTCTTCATCAACAAGGAGTCAGTGGTCATGGCGTATCTCTTCACCACCTTCAACGccttccagggggtcttcatcTTCGTCTTTCACTGCGCCTTACAGAAGAAG GTGCACAAGGAGTACAGCAAGTGCCTGCGGCACTCCTACTGCTGCGTCCGCTCGCCGCCCGGGGGCGCGCACGGCTCACTCAAGACCTCGGCCATGCGGAGCAACGCCCGCTACTACACAGGGACCCAG AGCCGAATCCGGAGGATGTGGAACGACACCGTGAGGAAGCAGACGGAATCCTCCTTCATGGCTGGAGACATCAACAGCACTCCTACCCTGAACCGAG GTACCATGGGAAACCACCTGCTGACCAACCCTGTGCTGCAGCCCCGTGGGGGCACCAGCCCCTACAACACCCTCATTGCTGAGTCAGTGGGCTTCAACCCCTCCTCACCCCCAGTCTTCAACTCCCCAG GGAGCTACCGGGAACCCA AGCACCCCTTGGGAGGCCGGGAAGCCTGCGGCATGGACACGCTACCCCTCAACGGCAACTTCAACAACAGCTACTCCTTGCGAAGCGGGGATTTCCCTCCCGGGGACGGGGCCCCTGAGCCCCCTCGAGGCCGGAATCTGGCCGACGCCGCTGCCTTCGAGAAGATGATCATCTCGGAGCTGGTGCACAATAACCTGCGGGGGGGCAGCAGCGGAGCCAAGGGCCCTCCACCGCCAGAGCCCCCTGTGCCACCAGTGCCAGGGGGCAGCGGGGAGGAAGAGGCCGGCGGGCCCGGGGGCGCTGACCGGGCAGAGATCGAACTTCTCTACAAGGCCCTGGAGGAGCCACTGCTGCTGCCCCGGGCCCAGTCGGTGCTGTACCAGAGCGATCTGGACGAGTCGGAGAGCTGCACGGCGGAGGATGGAGCCACCAGCCGGCCCCTCTCCTCGCCTCCAGGCCGGGACTCCCTCTACGCCAGTGGGGCCAACCTGCGGGACTCGCCCTCCTACCCGGACAGCAGCCCCGAGGGGCCCAGTgaggccctgcccccacccccacccgcaccCCCTGGTCCCCCGGAAATCTACTACACCTCGCGCCCGCCGGCCCTGGTGGCCCGGAACCCCCTGCAGGGCTACTACCAGGTCCGGCGGCCCAGCCACGAGGGCTACCTGGCGGCCCCGGGCCTTGAGGGGCCAGGCCCCGACGGGGACGGGCAGATGCAACTGGTTACCAGTCTCtga